One region of Lampris incognitus isolate fLamInc1 chromosome 4, fLamInc1.hap2, whole genome shotgun sequence genomic DNA includes:
- the lin7c gene encoding protein lin-7 homolog C, producing the protein MASLGEPVRLERDISRAIELLDKLQRTGEVPPQKLQALQRVLQSEFCNAVREVYEHVYETVDINSSPEVRANATAKATVAAFAASEGHSHPRVVELPKTEEGLGFNIMGGKEQNSPIYISRIIPGGIADRHGGLKRGDQLLSVNGVSVEGEHHEKAVELLKAAQGTVKLVVRYTPKVLEEMESRFEKMRSAKRRQQNNYPQ; encoded by the exons ATGGCGTCGCTCGGGGAACCCGTACGACTGGAAAGAG ATATTTCCCGTGCCATCGAACTGCTTGACAAGCTGCAAAGGACAGGGGAAGTGCCCCCCCAGAAGCTGCAGGCACTGCAAAGGGTTCTACAGAGCGAGTTCTGCAACGCTGTTAGAGAG GTATATGAGCATGTGTATGAAACGGTGGACATCAACAGCAGTCCTGAGGTCAGGGCCAATGCCACAGCCAAG GCTACCGTGGCAGCCTTCGCGGCGAGTGAGGGACATTCACATCCACGTGTGGTGGAACTACCCAAAACAGAGGAAGGCCTGGGTTTCAACATAATGGGTGGAAAGGAACAAAACTCCCCCATTTACATCTCCCGGATTATTCCAGGAGGCATTGCTGACCGCCATGGTGGCCTCAAGAGAGGCGATCAACTTCTCTCTGTTAATGGGGTG AGTGTGGAAGGGGAGCACCACGAGAAAGCAGTGGAACTCCTCAAGGCAGCTCAGGGCACGGTCAAGTTGGTAGTAAGGTACACCCCGAAAGTCCTAGAGGAGATGGAGTCACGCTTTGAGAAAATGAGGTCGGCAAAGCGCCGGCAACAGAACAACTATCCCCAGTAA